From a single Photobacterium gaetbulicola Gung47 genomic region:
- a CDS encoding 50S ribosomal protein L32 (COG0333): MAVQKSKKSRSARGMRRSHDALTTAAVSVDSASGETHLRHHVTADGFYRGRKVINK; this comes from the coding sequence ATGGCCGTACAAAAGAGCAAAAAATCACGTTCAGCACGTGGTATGCGTCGTTCTCACGATGCACTAACAACTGCAGCTGTATCTGTAGATTCTGCAAGTGGTGAAACTCACCTACGTCACCACGTAACTGCTGACGGTTTCTACCGTGGCCGTAAGGTTATCAACAAGTAA
- a CDS encoding hypothetical protein (COG1399) encodes MQKVKLPLTVDPVRAAQKKLDYDGIIKAELLERLAESTQSVTRDANVTLSFDLDQRRIAFMRGSADIEVMLTCQRCQEGFKHEYRVEFCYSPLLKPEAADDLPEAYEPADVDENGEINLIQIVEDELILELPQVAMHEEADCKASGNMTFGEIPVADERPNPFAVLKNLSK; translated from the coding sequence ATGCAAAAGGTAAAATTGCCGCTTACGGTTGATCCGGTTCGCGCAGCTCAAAAAAAACTCGACTATGATGGCATCATCAAAGCCGAATTACTTGAGCGATTGGCCGAGTCAACGCAGAGCGTAACACGTGATGCAAACGTCACCTTGTCATTTGACTTGGACCAGCGTCGAATCGCATTTATGCGCGGTAGCGCAGATATCGAAGTGATGCTGACCTGTCAGCGATGTCAGGAAGGATTCAAACATGAATATCGTGTTGAGTTCTGTTACAGTCCGCTCCTCAAACCAGAGGCAGCAGATGATTTACCGGAAGCTTATGAGCCGGCTGATGTCGACGAAAATGGTGAGATCAACCTGATTCAAATTGTCGAAGACGAGTTGATTCTGGAATTACCTCAAGTCGCTATGCATGAGGAAGCTGACTGCAAAGCCAGCGGAAACATGACTTTTGGTGAGATCCCCGTTGCTGATGAGCGTCCGAATCCGTTTGCAGTATTGAAAAATCTAAGTAAGTAA
- a CDS encoding putative glycerol-3-phosphate acyltransferase PlsX (COG0416), giving the protein MSGLTVALDAMGGDFGPQVTVPASVQALLQFPELKVILFGDQSAITAQLSLLNHTNHPRLRIVHCDHVIANDTRPSQALRRSQGSSMRSALEAVAEGTADACVSAGNTGALMALSRYILKQLPGVDRPALVSAIPTHNETKTWLLDLGANVSCDADTLFQFAVMGSVLAEQDHAALPRVALLNIGEEEIKGNDLVKRCAELLADSPDINYIGYLEGDQLYSGKADVIVCDGFVGNVSLKTSEGVANLFIGAIKRAIYGNPFKQLIARWLFSDLFNSLKQLNPDQYNGASLLGLRGIVVKSHGSADTTALTNAIGEAVHEVKRQIPTKISDRLEEVLLERHY; this is encoded by the coding sequence TTGAGTGGTCTAACCGTTGCACTTGATGCAATGGGCGGGGATTTCGGTCCTCAAGTAACAGTGCCTGCCTCCGTGCAGGCACTGTTGCAATTCCCAGAGCTCAAAGTCATTTTATTTGGTGATCAAAGTGCGATCACTGCCCAACTATCCCTCCTGAATCATACGAATCACCCTCGTCTTCGCATTGTTCACTGCGACCACGTAATAGCAAACGATACCCGGCCTTCTCAGGCGCTGCGGCGTAGTCAGGGCTCATCAATGCGCTCTGCCCTAGAAGCGGTTGCCGAAGGTACGGCCGATGCGTGTGTCAGCGCGGGCAATACCGGTGCCTTGATGGCCCTGTCCCGTTATATTCTCAAGCAATTGCCCGGTGTTGATCGGCCCGCGCTGGTGTCTGCCATTCCGACCCACAACGAGACCAAGACCTGGCTGCTAGACTTAGGGGCTAACGTATCCTGCGACGCAGATACCTTGTTCCAGTTTGCGGTGATGGGCTCGGTGTTGGCTGAGCAAGATCATGCCGCTTTGCCGCGGGTTGCGCTGCTCAACATTGGTGAAGAAGAGATCAAAGGTAACGATCTCGTCAAGCGTTGTGCTGAACTGCTGGCCGACTCCCCGGATATCAATTACATCGGCTACCTTGAAGGTGATCAGCTATACAGCGGCAAGGCCGATGTCATTGTCTGTGACGGTTTTGTCGGCAATGTCAGCTTGAAAACCAGTGAAGGGGTGGCGAACCTGTTTATCGGCGCGATTAAACGTGCTATTTACGGTAATCCGTTCAAGCAATTGATAGCTAGGTGGCTGTTTAGTGACCTGTTTAACAGCTTGAAACAGTTGAACCCCGACCAGTATAACGGCGCGAGTCTGTTAGGATTGCGCGGTATTGTGGTGAAAAGCCACGGAAGTGCTGATACAACCGCTTTGACTAATGCGATTGGTGAAGCGGTACACGAGGTCAAACGGCAAATACCGACAAAAATCAGTGACCGTTTGGAAGAAGTCTTACTCGAGAGGCATTATTAG
- a CDS encoding 3-oxoacyl-(acyl carrier protein) synthase III (COG0332) produces the protein MYSKILGTGSYLPEQVRSNADLEQMVETNDEWIVARTGIRERRIAAEDETVAVMGYQASLNAIEMAGIEKDDIDLIIVATTSASHAFPSAACQVQGMLDIKGCPAFDIAAACSGFVYALSVADQHIKTGMAKNVLVIGADALSHRCDPNDRSTIILFGDGAGAVVVGASEEPGILSTHLHADGHFGGLLSLGVPEHGQDFSDDKWLYMAGNEVFKVAVTQLSNLVKDTLAANGMDKSELDWLVPHQANLRIIKATAKKLSMSMDQVVVTLDRHGNTSAATVPTALDEAVRDGRIQRGQTLLLEAFGGGFTWGSALVKF, from the coding sequence ATGTATAGCAAAATTTTAGGTACTGGCAGCTATCTGCCGGAGCAAGTGCGTTCTAATGCCGACTTAGAACAAATGGTTGAAACCAACGATGAGTGGATTGTCGCTCGTACCGGTATTCGAGAGCGTCGCATTGCCGCCGAAGACGAAACTGTCGCGGTAATGGGCTATCAGGCGTCATTAAATGCCATTGAAATGGCGGGTATTGAGAAAGATGACATCGACCTGATCATCGTAGCGACTACCAGTGCGAGCCACGCATTCCCTTCGGCTGCCTGCCAAGTCCAGGGCATGTTGGATATTAAAGGCTGTCCGGCCTTTGATATTGCCGCGGCCTGTTCAGGCTTCGTCTACGCCTTGAGTGTTGCTGATCAGCACATCAAAACGGGCATGGCGAAAAATGTCTTGGTGATCGGCGCTGATGCCCTGTCGCATCGCTGCGATCCTAACGATCGCTCGACCATCATCCTGTTTGGTGATGGTGCTGGTGCTGTCGTCGTGGGTGCCAGCGAAGAGCCGGGTATCCTTTCGACCCACCTCCATGCCGATGGTCATTTTGGTGGCCTGCTGAGCCTAGGTGTCCCTGAGCACGGTCAGGACTTCAGCGACGACAAGTGGCTGTACATGGCGGGCAACGAAGTGTTCAAGGTGGCTGTCACTCAACTGTCTAACTTGGTGAAAGACACACTGGCTGCCAATGGCATGGACAAGTCCGAGCTTGACTGGCTGGTACCGCATCAGGCGAACCTGCGTATTATCAAGGCGACAGCGAAGAAATTGTCGATGTCGATGGATCAGGTTGTGGTAACACTTGATCGCCACGGTAATACCTCGGCAGCAACGGTGCCGACGGCGCTGGACGAAGCGGTGCGTGATGGTCGCATCCAGCGTGGCCAGACATTGCTGCTTGAAGCCTTCGGTGGTGGTTTCACCTGGGGTTCGGCGTTGGTGAAGTTCTAA